Within Engraulis encrasicolus isolate BLACKSEA-1 chromosome 8, IST_EnEncr_1.0, whole genome shotgun sequence, the genomic segment AGAAGAGGGCCAGCGACGCTACCACAAGAGAAAATTTGGATGTAATTCTGCATTGGCTCAACCATCTACCCTGCAGCCATCTACAGTGCAGCCATTAGATGATGAAGACCTTAGTGAATGGATGTCGATCATCAAAAGGATGAAACCATCATCAGAGAACATGGCACCAATAAAGACAGCAATGGAAAAAACGTTCAGCCATCGCCGAAATTGGATCAGCACCAAGTCTCCAACTACCCTCGTTTTATTGACATCCCAAGTCTGGTGAGTCTTTTCCTTATTGATACTTCTTTTCCCCCTGTTCTTTGCTTTTCATCTAAACCAAGCTTGATTGGAACAACATCTTGTGTGAACAACATCTATGAGTTTAGttgtaaaggaacagtccacccttttttgtttttcacatatTAACAGCATTTCCAAGTGTTACACATGAATATGCATACCATTTTCCTATTAGTGTGTTCTGTACATATTTTCAGTACTCAAGTATTAGCCTAGTTTagtataatcactggaagtgattGGGTTCCATAGCATCAAGCCTCAAAAGATAACTGGACAGAATTGAATagccgttttgcactctggtgaattttacattcattttcaagtggtttataagtacatttgctgATGTTCATTTGGaacccatagacttccattgataTGCTAAAAACAGCTGTACTGCCAAACTAGGCATTACAaagttaccttacattacatacattacattacattataaagcatctgccaatgTAATTACATTGTAAGGGTCTTAGAAGAGGGGATGTAATGATACTGTGTGAAGACAACAAGATGGGCTATAGAATTAAAGTTGTGTTTCCTATGTTTTCCCGTATCAGCTGGATGCAGAGTTTCTGAAAATGTTCGAGGGGAAAGCAGAGTTGTTCATTCGGAGGTGGGAGCCGTCATTCATCCCCAAACTGAGGAAGGTTGCTGCTCTGGAGAAGGGAGTGGTGTCCTCCTTACTTGATCAGGAAGGAGAACAGAATGATGGTAAACAATCTTCTTTTTTTCAACACTTTGCCTCCACTTcttgtgtacatgtatatgtgtgggtgGGGGATATGGGGGCTAATGTGTGTACTACTTTGGTCAGGGGTAACTTAACTTGCCTTGAAAAATTTAATGAATAGTTTGGTTTATATGTGATTGTTGAAGGAAATTGGAAATAAGCCTGTGGCTACAAATACTATGGTACTTTCTATTGGACTATTGTATTTCatgatacagtcaatccggaaagtattcacagcgctttacttttttcacattttattatcttacagccttattccaaaactgtcaagacaacttgcttttcacatggtcataatggaataatttgtgtatgaCTTTGACgtcagagattcatttgtagcatttggaataaggctgtaagataataaaatgtgaaaaaagtgaagcgtggtgaatactttccggattgactgtaagtGTCTGTCCTATACAAACTTAACTAAACCTCTCTCATATTTCTCTTTTTGCTCATGTCGTTCAAATAGATGAGGTATGCTACAGTGCATTAAAGATTCTGACTCACCTACTGCCACCAACTGCGTCAGGACGGGGATCAGCCTCAACACGATGCAGTGTGAAGTCGGCCATTTCATTCCTGATCAACTTTGTTCCGGTATGTAGTATAAGTGAACCATGAAGGAACATAATGAATATGCTCCAGGTTAGAATGGTGTGTATAATGAAGGCGTACTCTGTATTTCAGCATGGGACAAGCATCTCCTCCCTTTGCACGTATGATGAGCGATCGTCAAGGACGCAGCCAGAGCTTGTCTGCATTGGTCATCTGAAGAGCCCAGCACGACAGTTCGTCATTGTTGCCAGAAATGATGGAGTCACAATTCCACTACATGATGACAGCTTAACCTGTGCTTTGGATAAGCTCTTCAAGTTCTTCTGGGTATGCAATGTTGCTTATCCTGCTCAGATTGCGTCAGTGTTCATCTTTTTTGAGCACATTTATGACTTGCCAGTGTCAAAGACTGTTAGACGACCCAAAGTTTTGGAACTCCTGGGAAAAGTCCAGGCTTTGGCTTAAAAACTGTCAGTATGTACATTTGCCCTGTATGCAAACTGCCAGTTCCTGGTGAGACCAGGAAACTTCGGTGGCATCTCCGTGTAGTGCATTGTTTATCTGATAGTCAGAACTATACGCTTGTCTGCAGTCAAAATGGCTGTCAGCGTACGTATcataatcttaattcattgtcAAAACATCTATCAAGAGAGCATTTATCTTTTCACACAAGCGATTTGTCCGACCACACTTCAGCTCGCACAACAAGAAATGACATTGAAGCAGATCTGATATCAGACACTACAGTATCTAATGGAGCCACGGAGTAtgccacaaatacagacacatgcagaggCCCTTCACTGACAAGTTATGCAGCCACCTTTGTTGCTCAGATGTACTCTGCCGCAAATACAACTTTAAGTGATGTACAAAGGAGTGTAACTTGCACTAAAGAACTGTTGGACAGAACAACATATAGCCTTCAACAATCTACAATCTCATTGTTGAGAGCATTGTCAATATCAGAGGACAATGAGGGTGTTGTGTCATTGATGAAAAAATTTGAAAGTGCTCGAAATGTTTTTGATGATTTGGATAATCCATACAAAATGACTAAATATTTTGAGAGTCAATACTCACTCGCAAAGCCAACAGAAGTCTTCCTGGGCCATAGAGCTGACACTACTAGAAGAGGTGGGTTAGTCAAACAATCACTAACAGCTAATACTTTTCAGTATATTTCCATCCTTGAGACACTGAAATTAATTTTCTGTAATGAGCGAATGCAGTCCTTATATGGGGACTCTCATAAGAGTACTGATGGAAAGATGCGCGACTACTGCGATGGCGCTCACTTTGCCAAACACGTCTTATACAACAAGCATCCAAATGCCCTTCAGATACAGTTGTATTTTGATGATCTGGAAACCACAAATCCTCTGGGCTCGAAAACCAAAATCCATAAAATGGGCGCAGTTTATTTCTCTCTACGAAACTTGCCACCCAAGTTCAATTCAAGCCTTGATAACATTCATCTCTGCCTTTTGTTCAATTCAATTGACAGAGAAACATATGGTTTTTGTAAGATATTTGAACCCCTTTTAGAGGATATAAGATTTTTAGAATGCCATGGTTTAGAActtgagatgaaaggagagatgcATCTGTTGTATGGAACTGTGTGCCTGTTTACCGGTGACAATCTAGCATGTCACTCATTGTGTGGATATTTGGAAAGCTTTTCTGCAAATAAGTTTTGCCATTTTTGCCTTGTTGATAAAAACATGTCTCAAGTACTTTTTGATGAAGATGAGTTTGAAAAACGAAACAAAGAAAATTACCAACAGCACGTAGCTTTAAACGAAGGGTCTATGACCGGAATCAAACAAGATTCGTGTTTAAATAGTTTGGAGTATTTCCAtgtgacagagaatgtgtgtgttgatATAATGCACGATGTCCTAGAGGGCGTTGCACCTTTAGAAGTAAAACTTTTACTCAGACAGTACATTTATGAGGAGAAACTATTGTCCTTGGAACAGCTCAATGACAGAATGATGAGCTTTGATTATGGGTATTCAAATGACAAGAACAAGCCCAGTGTCATCCTAAATTTGAAGACATCTGAGACTGCTGTCAGACAAACAGCCGCACAAATGTGGTGTTTATTACAGATCTTACCTTTCCTTCTTGGTGACTTGGTTAATCCAGGTAGTCTACACTGGCAACTATTCATATTGTTGCGTGAAATATGCAACATAATCTTTGCTCCTACTGTTAGCACAGGTCTTGCTGTATATTTAAAACAGCTCATCATAGACCATCATAAACTGTTCAAAGAACTGTATCCAGGGAAAAACCTAATCCCAAAACACCATTTTATGGTGCATTATCCGAGAATGCTGGTTCAATTCGGCCCTTTATCTAGGCTTTGGTGCATGAGGTTTGAAGCGAAGCACAACCCACTCAAGAGGCAGGCACATGTTGTTTGTAATttcaaaaatgtttcaaagactCTGGCGTACAAAAACCAGGTTCAGCAAATGCATTGTTGGCGGTTTGGCCAGCCACTTGATAATCAAATGTGTGTTCCAAATGCGTTTCCAGTTATTCTGAGATCATTACCAAAAAGTGATCAACTTATTGACATTCTCAGGTTAAAGCTAGATCACTTGTCAGAGACAATGAGTATCTCTCATACTGTTAGTGTGTGGGGACAGACGTACAGAACAGGGACTCTGGTAGTAATCGAAAAGAAATGTAATGAGCTAGTGTTTGGAGAAATTGTTCACCTCTTCCCTCAGGTAGACAATGGGACCCTTCtagcatttgtgaatgttgtGCATGTTGATTTTTTTGATGATCATTTCTATGCATTCTGTGTTGAAAAAAGTGAAGACTTCAATGTTGTGAAAATTCCTGATGATTTGTTAGACTTCCGCCCTATTGACTTTCAGAAGCCTTTCCAAGGAAACAAAGTATATGTTTGTCCTCGATATGAAGTCATTTAAGTTCCTTTGAATGACAAACCTTTTAAAAAGTTTCAATTTTTAAAGTAAGCCATAAATTGAGTCATTGGCTAGTTATTTTTTCCCAGTGTCATCTGGCATGCTTTGTACAATGAGTTTTTATGAacttttatacattttatgaatgTTTCTTCTGTGACTTTATATAATTAATGGtgattatatataaaaaataaaaataccaaAATAATCACATTTCAACGTCTCTTCATCTTTATGCATATTAAATTAAATATTATGCACACTGGGTTGACACATAATAGTGTTGGGTAGCTGGAATTCTGTGCACACTAATGTGTAAGAGCATTTTAACATTTAACACACATAACTGTGTTAAATTACTCATTATTACACATCCTTGTGTCACAAGATTGACACAACTTGTGTGTCAGTATATTTACACATCAATTGTGTCCCCATTAACACAACTTGATTTGTCCCAAACAGAACTCACTGATGtgttgaaattcaacacatgTTGTGGTGTTTTTAACACATTCATGTTTAGTGTGCATGCTGTGCCCAGCGCTGTCCATTCAACATCAGGAGATGGCTGCCTTCTTCAGGCTATTTGGTGAGGAAAATCAACACAGTATTGTTTGACTGTTGATGAGTTGAGTTACTTTTTTCTTGTTATTAAATAGTTGGATATTTCTTTGCCAGATGATTATTTCATTCAGGCTTTCCTGTGGATGGATTCTTGCTGTAAAATCACAGACAAGGTAATAATTGATCTTGAAGTTACCTGAAGTAAATTCAGTCAGTAAGCATATTGTACTTAACCACACAAAAGTTCTTCTTATTGTCATGCTGTCTTTCCCTTTCTGTGCAGTATTTGCTGGCAATGACATTTGTCTACTTCAGAAGAGCCTGTTTCAGCATAGTTGAATACAACAGGGAAAACTTTTTCATAGCACTGTAAGTACACACATTCATTGATTCATACTGCTTTGTGAAGGAAAATGCTGCATCTACAACTACTTATAAACAGACATTGCAACTGAGAAATGTCCTACTGCTCAGTAAAATATGTTGTTGGTATGGCAGTGTTCATGCTTTTCTATTGTACTTTCATAATCTGTTTGTttgacttgttttgttttgtttggttttatttGAAATGTTTCTTTGTTGTTGGCCAAGACAGTAGGGCGTAATATTATTTTTGACTTTAAACTGTTTTCTACACATTTAAATGTGCTATACTGTACAAATGAAAAATGACTTGACTTCATAAATCTTCAAAACTGTGCTGAAATAAGAGCACTGAGACACTAAAATGCTGTGTCCTAGCATTCACCAGATATTTGTTCTCTGCAGTTACCTGGCCAACAacatggaggaagaagaggatagcGAGTATGAGATCTTCCCCTGGGCGCTGGGCGAGAACTGGAGGGAGCAGTCCCCCGCTTTCCTGCAGCAGAGGGACAGGCTGTGGGCTCGCATGGACTACAGGGCAGCCGTCAGTCGCCAGTGTTGTGAAGAGGTGATGAGCATCGTGCCGTCCCACTTCATCTGGCAGCGTGTGCGTGCGGAGCACCACAGCGGGGCCCAGCGTGTCTACCCTGACCAAGTCCAGGTGGAGCCCCGCGGACCCACGGCCAGTCTCCCCCAACCCTGCTCCCTCTGCGCTGAATATGCCGTCCTCAACGCCTCCTCAACGTCCCCCGCAGCCGCAGGGGGAGCCATGGCACACGAGGGAGAGCATGACCACACCATGGACACACATGGTGAAGAATTAATATCTCTTTGAATAACATTTCAATGTATGCTCTGATACAAATTTGGTCGCGCAAAAATATTTTACTTTGCCATTTCAGGTCcctatatttattttttgcttgAGTTTATTTGTTTAGTAAATATATCTTTTTGTAACAAAAACTATTGAAATATTCTTTGTTTTACACTTGAGTTTAGTTTTTCAACCAGGTAATGGGATAAAATAAGCACGGTTTAAGTATTAAGTTTTCAAAATCGAAAAGTATGCACATTCCAAGTATCTaatttatcatttattattataattcatTATATAATTATTGTTGTTACTTGCTTATTATATATTACGTATATTGTTTTTTGTGACCCCAAACATTTCAAACTCAGTGTCTTGTTTGACTGTCAAGAATTCTGTGTGTGGGGTTCAACGTTCTCTCACCATTCACTTGGTTTGGTGAGGGTCATCTGTGTGCAGTGGAAAATGTGTGAATCTCTTGGCAGTgttacatatgtgtatgtgtgctctgtTAACATCTGCATGTAGACATAGAACCATCCCCAATAATGAAGAGGCTGATGATACAGACAAATCCTGTGTGCTGTTGGCAGCTGTTTGATGTTCTGAAAGACGTCTGGTCTCATGCAATATGCAATAGATATATCTTTCCCGTTCCTCCAATGTGGTGAAAAAGTCCCACTCGACTGACGATGAAACGGGTTTAATTGTATTCAATTTGAAACGTGATTACAGACATCGTTACTGGATGCCAGAGTGGCGATCTGGATGCGGTGCTGGAGATAATGGCTCATTTGAGACAGCTGGAGCAGGAGTGGGAGGAgctggagaagaagagggagaaggagagggagaaggagctgGAGGATATCAAGGATCTGTTAAGACAGCTGGAGCAAGAGtgggaagaggtggagaaggaggagacccAGGCGCTGCTGGTGGTGAGACATATTTTCGTTATCTTTTCTTTGGCTGTGACAGTTTATGTCAATATTCTGTTTGTGTACAGCAGCATGCAGAATATGGTATATGGTAGATATGCAAACATATCTCACATTACCGTGTGTGCTTTCTTCTTCAGAGTATTGAACATGTGGCTGAGCCAGTCATTGAGTCAGAGATGGACAAGATCAAGAAAGATGGCAGGAAGAAGGCAGAGAAAGTGAAGAAGAGCCGTACTGGATTTTGGACGCGTTTCCGGCGTATTCTGTGCTGTGCCTCGgcatcagaggaggaggagaattgaGCAATTAAAAAATTAAGCTCTTTGGCAATTACAAGTGTGTAATGTCCATGTGGCTTTGTGTATATAGGCCAAACAAAAAGAAACTTGAAATTAAGACTAGCCGAACACCAATGCTTCCATTAGGAATAACAACATGGAGTATGCGATTGCCAGACATTATAGAGACAGAAATCATGGCTCTGCTTCCATATTGAGATttgtagggatagagagagttatGCCTAATCCAAGAGGATGGGATATAATAAAACAACTGCTAAAAAGGGAAGCATATTGGATCCACACTCTAAATACTGTTGAACCGTATGGATTGAATGAGAATCAGGATTTGAGTGTTTTCTTGTGAATTGACGTATGAATGATGTAACTCTATGGTATTTATCTTGCCATTTTGCACTTAATACTAAAAATGATTTGCACTGTCATTTTAGATGTTGACAAATTGAAAAGCTTGGGGGACTGTGCTGTTTTATtaatagtagagcggctacaaggccaatttggcttgaatcgtgcaaattatgcatgaaacttggcaggtatgtgcttaagaccaatacaatcaaatctacctgattggccacttgaaatggcggccattttccaagatggccgccaaaaaggactccagaaatggatttattgcatagaattgacctagaaatttatgataaaagcatgaaaatcaacatgtatgtgtttaagacatatacgatcaaatctacctgattggccacttcaaatggcggccattttccaagatggctgccaaaaaagaccccagaaatggatttattgcatagaattgacctagaaaattatgatacaagcatgaaattcaacatgtatgtgcttaagatcaatatgatcaaatctacctgattggccacttgaaatggcggccatttaccaagatggctgccaaaaaagacaccagaaattgatttattgcatagaattgacctagaaaattatgatacaagcatgaaattcaacatgtatgtgcttaagatcaatacgatcaaatctaccagattggccacttgaaatggtggccattttccaagatggccgccaaaaggacccagacattgatttattgcatagaattgacctagcaaattatgatacaagcatgaaagcacatgtgcttaagaccagtgcaatcaaatttacccaattagtcacttgaaatggcggccattttctaagatggctgccaaaaaactaaaagaccctagaaaatgatttattgcacagaattgtccaagcaatttatgatgaaatTCAGCTTGtatgtgattaagaccaataggcctacaatcaagtctactttatttgctacttaaaatgctggccattttccaagatggcggccaaaaagaccctagaaattagCAAATTTCATATGTGCaaattgcaaatttggtggaaataattgttcactctccttaaatatgttagcatggatgatgaagtgacagatattaaaaatgttctgcaatgacacataagccactcacagtatgacacacaaatagcatggtgatgacatgctaatgccagttcttaatttaatatcaatggaggcagtgTCCTCCCTCCCCCCGAAGGttatgagatgctaataatacaatgacactgcggtaataatgtgtcaataacggcaattcgtggttctctcgatattgctgttaaaaaaaaggtacaccagaaacaagcattgtcatgaatttagtttatttgctctggacttgacattgacatgtttgatttagctatcacataatggctttggcttgtcagcctggaacattcaaagataagagcctcctcccagagactgtggaacattctgtggaacgcaacttctctagtcagttgcgccctctacccgagggtgagaaggctgatcgtgtcaagGCCACCTggatcctcccctctcctaataggacgcattaccgcagaaatacaccagtggcgatctgagcgaggcgagcgacggaagtaattcactttgtattgagtcgcgcgacaaaagcgattctggagactagagcgatttgcgcgacgagcgcgacagtttgaagttgaaatcttttcaactttctatgacgcggttcggcgacaagccgcgacagccaatgactgtatagaggtcagtgaccacagccaatgggaatgcttgaatgctttgccttctgcctgtacggacatactctagtctcctcaatcgctcgctgctgcactctgtcgcttgaatcgcatcgcgcctggtctattcgcgcggttacacgtgtctcccttgggtcggtcatCCCTTACAGTGTGTGTCTCATTCGTTCAGCAGGAGCgcgagtgtcaattgtgctgcctggagtgctgtccctgggtagggcgaccgtggttagctagaccatactcctccaatgaagtatctcaggcccctgctcgaccaggatgcatgatcgaggggaagtttatctttgatgtcccccttggactttgggaaccatagtgtgtgccctcaaacgggtatctatcggggctggcttggccagctcgctgtggtggtggttgctactaggttctccGTCTGCAACTTGGACCTACGGCCCTGCTCGagaatggtcttttctgccagcacggttgcacctgcggatgtttagtactgaacatgctggaaatgcccccttgtgccaaggcctggtttgccattggggaataccacttggtattgggggcctcgctacacctctgtgggctccacctgcacatcggttacacccagacgggtggtttccgtgccctgggttccctccactgcgtgctctccgtggtattggatgtccggacgctgcctttgtgTGCCTGGTACCTAGCCTCTCTTCTTCGGGTTCGGAACGaagaccctgggcccttgggcggctgttgcgtctcgggctgcgcgttgggtgagcatgacgtttatcactgctgatggacgctgcctcttcgccttcaacagctctgcaTCGGCAGGAGAACggtctgtgccccggccaagcttttgtttgcgcattctaggtaaagtcaactcaatctggagtttttcaatacccatagtgggatgtcCAGTGTTTCGACAaaaagagaactataggttaccgagggtatctctggttctctgagggagatgaacgagacatctcactagattgctacactcacccacaagctcaaaggttagttgcctcagattgaagctcagagcccagcgcacctgggctttgtccccgagggggcgggatccccagctgtgcagctcattggcctGACGGTATGGTTgaaagcaagttttggcaaatggtcgcggccatagtgagatgtctggttcatatgcctcagagagccgggGTTACCCTCGGTAGACTATAGTTCtgtgcctttttgcttgattgtgtttccttctatgatgaaatcattggaaattcaaacagtgaatgttaacattgatttgggccacatctgctagattaattgcaattaatgaagttctagtgtcttctttgatggccatctttaaaaatggctaccatacatgttcaagttgcaaatgagtggatttgattataggcctattgctcttaagcacaaacacacaaaattacatacttgtatcatcattttttttgctcacctctgggctaaattcagcctttttgtggccatattataaaatggctcccatttcaagtggcgagtcaggaagatttgattgtattggtttttttgcacattcatgccaaaattgatacttgtataataacttgcttgatcaatcctgtgcaacaaatccatttctatggtattttttggcggccatcttggaaaatcgcagtcatttaaactggaaaattacttaaaatgtattgtgttggtcttaagcacataactgccacatttcttggttgtgctcgtatcataatttcctttctcaattctgtgcaacaaatccatttttagagtttttcatggtggccattttggaaaatggccaccattgcaaatggcaaatcagacagatttgatcgtattggtcttaagcacatacatgttgaatttcatgcttgtatcatacttttctaggtcaattttatgcaataaatcactttctggggtcttttttggtggccatcttggaaaatggccaccatttcaagtggccaatcaggtagatttgaccgtattggtcttaag encodes:
- the LOC134454332 gene encoding speedy protein A-like — protein: MRKRTKRRRKTPSSVTVRMNPYTLPSLQVMGGLRMKRTNAQEVQGPPEETYNGQGQGDASRRCPMLCPALSIQHQEMAAFFRLFDDYFIQAFLWMDSCCKITDKYLLAMTFVYFRRACFSIVEYNRENFFIALYLANNMEEEEDSEYEIFPWALGENWREQSPAFLQQRDRLWARMDYRAAVSRQCCEEVMSIVPSHFIWQRVRAEHHSGAQRVYPDQVQVEPRGPTASLPQPCSLCAEYAVLNASSTSPAAAGGAMAHEGEHDHTMDTHDIVTGCQSGDLDAVLEIMAHLRQLEQEWEELEKKREKEREKELEDIKDLLRQLEQEWEEVEKEETQALLVSIEHVAEPVIESEMDKIKKDGRKKAEKVKKSRTGFWTRFRRILCCASASEEEEN